In Gemmatimonadaceae bacterium, one DNA window encodes the following:
- a CDS encoding cytochrome c oxidase assembly protein — MIIALLHPVANLDWMTWSIHPSTVIGLAALGAIYLWRARHGGDDEHVTGARKASFFFALFIIFASLNGPIHDLSDVYLFSAHMVQHLMLTLAMPPLMIYGVPGWMLRPLVRHKVTGVIARTVTRPIACFAIFNVVIVFWHLPIFYNAALADHGIHIVEHLMFMAAAVLMWWPLLSQLPELPRLPYPAQMLYCFLMSVAMSIPAVYISMAEQVLYPAYSTAPRVWGLSPMDDQLLGGLVMWVPGGLIFVGIMSVVFFKWAASGEDHAAGAQVDWKPEAA, encoded by the coding sequence GTGATTATCGCGCTGCTGCACCCGGTCGCGAACCTCGACTGGATGACATGGTCGATTCATCCGAGCACTGTAATCGGTCTGGCGGCACTTGGTGCGATCTACCTCTGGCGCGCTCGGCATGGTGGCGATGACGAGCATGTCACCGGCGCGCGAAAGGCCAGTTTCTTTTTCGCCCTGTTCATCATCTTCGCGTCGCTCAACGGGCCGATTCACGATCTGAGCGACGTGTACCTCTTCAGCGCTCACATGGTGCAGCATCTCATGCTGACGCTCGCGATGCCACCGCTGATGATTTACGGAGTGCCGGGGTGGATGCTTCGGCCTCTGGTCAGGCACAAGGTGACGGGTGTGATTGCGCGCACCGTTACGCGACCGATCGCGTGCTTCGCGATTTTCAATGTCGTCATCGTGTTCTGGCATCTCCCGATTTTCTACAACGCTGCGCTGGCAGATCACGGAATTCACATCGTCGAACACCTTATGTTCATGGCTGCCGCCGTGCTCATGTGGTGGCCGCTCTTGAGCCAGCTGCCGGAGCTGCCGCGGCTCCCGTACCCAGCGCAGATGCTCTACTGCTTCCTGATGAGCGTCGCGATGTCGATTCCCGCGGTTTACATCTCGATGGCGGAGCAGGTGCTTTACCCCGCGTACTCCACGGCGCCCCGGGTTTGGGGGTTGTCACCAATGGATGATCAGCTGCTCGGAGGACTGGTGATGTGGGTGCCGGGCGGGTTGATCTTTGTGGGGATCATGTCGGTTGTGTTTTTCAAGTGGGCGGCGAGCGGGGAGGACCATGCCGCGGGGGCGCAGGTGGACTGGAAGCCTGAAGCGGCGTGA
- a CDS encoding cytochrome C oxidase subunit IV family protein, whose protein sequence is MANEPVHSDPAATTPHAAAHEHHHPTWQTYVKIGAILTAITVAEVWAYYIPSLVASRVFVPMLLIMSAVKFVTVVMFYMHLKYDHKLFRVLFTGPMLIAAITLISLLFLFGQLTAKFGT, encoded by the coding sequence ATGGCAAACGAGCCGGTTCATTCCGATCCAGCGGCGACGACACCCCACGCCGCGGCGCACGAGCATCATCACCCCACCTGGCAGACCTACGTAAAGATCGGCGCGATCCTGACAGCGATAACCGTGGCCGAGGTGTGGGCGTACTACATACCGTCGCTGGTTGCGTCGCGGGTGTTCGTGCCGATGCTGCTCATCATGTCGGCCGTCAAGTTCGTCACCGTCGTGATGTTCTACATGCATCTCAAGTACGACCACAAGTTGTTCCGGGTGTTGTTCACCGGGCCGATGCTTATCGCCGCGATTACGCTCATCTCGCTGTTGTTCCTCTTCGGGCAGCTCACGGCGAAGTTCGGCACTTAA
- a CDS encoding cytochrome c oxidase subunit 3 has product MSAPAAHHYTSTGLDSRKIAIWAFIGSECMLFVSLISTYLIYKGKSLVGPFPHDPYTSATGQTFPPILDIPVTSGSTFVLLMSSLAMVLALAAVQNKDVPKHTRGERIIGSSKLWLWMTALLGATFLCFQAYEFTAFVNEGLTIRTNLFGSSFFTLTGFHGAHVTAGVIWLVSLLAIDYRRGLGPNDALNVDLAALYWHFVDVVWIVIFTLVYLIK; this is encoded by the coding sequence ATGTCAGCGCCAGCCGCACACCACTACACGTCAACCGGACTCGACAGCCGGAAGATTGCCATCTGGGCCTTCATCGGCTCGGAATGCATGCTCTTCGTGTCGCTCATCTCGACCTATCTCATCTACAAGGGAAAGAGCCTCGTCGGTCCATTCCCTCACGACCCGTACACCAGCGCCACCGGCCAGACATTCCCGCCCATTCTCGACATTCCCGTCACGTCGGGGTCGACTTTCGTCCTGCTCATGTCGTCGCTGGCGATGGTGCTCGCGCTGGCCGCCGTCCAGAACAAGGATGTGCCGAAACACACAAGAGGCGAACGCATAATCGGATCGTCCAAGCTCTGGCTGTGGATGACGGCGCTGCTCGGCGCCACTTTTCTCTGCTTTCAGGCCTATGAGTTTACCGCCTTCGTGAACGAGGGGCTGACTATCCGCACGAACCTGTTCGGCTCGTCGTTCTTCACGCTCACCGGATTTCACGGCGCGCACGTTACCGCCGGCGTCATCTGGCTGGTATCATTGCTGGCGATCGACTACCGCCGCGGGCTCGGCCCGAACGATGCTCTCAATGTCGACCTTGCCGCGCTGTACTGGCACTTCGTCGACGTCGTGTGGATCGTGATCTTCACGCTCGTCTACCTCATCAAATAG
- the ctaD gene encoding cytochrome c oxidase subunit I — MATTAMPVGTSTAPKAYENSGVWSWLTTVDHKRIGILYLYTSLFFFIWGGMEAVILRAQLQGPNGQLVSAEMYNQLFTMHGTTMVFLAIMPLSASFFNFLIPLQIGARDVAFPRLNAFSYWVYLFGGIFITVPILFQLAPNGGWFGYTPLTTKAYSPGINIDFWVIGLQILGISSLAAAFNFITTIINLRAPGMTLMRMPMFTWMSFVVQFLVILAFPVITIALVFLLFDRFFGTNFYTVAQGADPLLWQHLFWIFGHPEVYILILPAFGLVSEVLPTFSKKPLFGYPVMVYSGILIGVLGFGVWAHHMFAVGMGPIADSFFALSTLLIGIPTGVKIFNWIATMAQGSIRFTSAMLFAIGLVAMFTIGGISGVMHASPPADLQQTDTYFVVAHFHYVLFGGSIMGIFAGIYHYFPKMFGRMMSEPLGKVHFWLNFIAMNLTFFPMHFSGMLGMPRRIYTYDGGQGWDTFNLISSLGAYMLVISTSIFVYNFFRSKKKGEIAGANPWEAGTLEWSIPSPVPEYNFAVLPNVTSRYPLWEGNEKDLASANMNAQEGKTSEELGIVLPYSTIKPFIVAAALVLMFCGLITTMAVTFLFAAIMVVALYAWLLSPLEPEHH; from the coding sequence ATGGCAACGACAGCAATGCCGGTGGGCACGTCCACCGCGCCGAAAGCATATGAGAACAGCGGCGTCTGGAGCTGGCTCACCACGGTGGACCACAAACGCATCGGCATCCTCTATCTCTACACGTCGCTCTTCTTCTTCATCTGGGGAGGCATGGAAGCGGTCATCCTCCGCGCCCAGCTCCAGGGCCCCAACGGCCAGCTCGTTTCGGCCGAGATGTACAATCAGCTCTTTACGATGCATGGGACGACGATGGTGTTTCTCGCCATCATGCCGCTCTCGGCGTCGTTCTTCAACTTCCTGATTCCACTTCAGATAGGCGCACGCGACGTGGCCTTCCCACGTCTCAACGCGTTCAGCTACTGGGTGTACCTGTTTGGCGGAATCTTCATCACGGTGCCGATTCTCTTTCAACTCGCGCCGAACGGCGGCTGGTTCGGCTACACGCCGCTTACCACGAAGGCGTACTCACCCGGCATCAACATCGACTTCTGGGTGATCGGCCTCCAGATACTGGGCATTTCATCTCTCGCGGCGGCGTTCAACTTCATCACTACGATCATCAATCTGCGCGCGCCGGGAATGACGCTGATGCGGATGCCGATGTTCACGTGGATGTCGTTCGTCGTTCAGTTCCTCGTGATCCTGGCGTTTCCGGTGATAACGATCGCGCTGGTGTTCCTGCTGTTCGACCGTTTCTTCGGAACGAATTTCTACACTGTTGCCCAAGGCGCCGACCCGCTGCTATGGCAGCACCTGTTCTGGATTTTCGGTCACCCCGAGGTCTACATCCTCATCCTGCCGGCATTCGGACTGGTCTCCGAAGTGCTGCCGACATTCTCGAAGAAGCCGCTGTTCGGATACCCGGTGATGGTCTATTCCGGAATTCTCATCGGCGTGCTCGGCTTCGGAGTCTGGGCACACCACATGTTCGCGGTGGGAATGGGCCCGATTGCCGACAGCTTCTTCGCGCTGTCCACCTTGCTCATCGGTATTCCGACAGGCGTCAAGATCTTCAACTGGATCGCGACGATGGCGCAGGGCTCCATTCGATTCACGAGTGCCATGCTGTTTGCCATCGGACTCGTCGCAATGTTCACCATCGGCGGCATCTCCGGCGTGATGCACGCGTCACCGCCAGCCGACCTCCAGCAGACGGATACGTACTTCGTCGTCGCGCACTTTCACTACGTGCTGTTCGGCGGCTCGATCATGGGAATCTTCGCCGGCATCTACCACTACTTCCCCAAAATGTTCGGCCGGATGATGAGCGAGCCCCTCGGCAAGGTGCATTTCTGGCTCAATTTCATCGCCATGAACCTGACATTCTTCCCGATGCACTTCTCGGGAATGCTCGGCATGCCGCGGCGTATCTACACGTACGACGGCGGACAGGGATGGGACACCTTCAACCTGATCTCGAGCCTCGGCGCATACATGCTCGTGATCTCGACGTCAATCTTCGTCTACAATTTCTTCAGAAGCAAAAAGAAAGGCGAAATCGCGGGTGCCAATCCGTGGGAAGCCGGAACGCTCGAGTGGTCGATTCCCTCCCCCGTTCCCGAGTACAATTTCGCGGTCCTCCCGAATGTGACGTCGCGTTACCCGCTGTGGGAAGGCAACGAGAAAGACCTCGCAAGCGCGAACATGAACGCGCAGGAAGGCAAAACCTCCGAGGAACTCGGCATCGTGCTTCCTTACAGCACGATCAAGCCGTTTATCGTCGCGGCCGCACTGGTGCTCATGTTCTGCGGCCTCATCACGACGATGGCCGTGACCTTCCTCTTCGCCGCGATCATGGTCGTCGCACTCTACGCCTGGCTGCTCAGCCCACTCGAGCCGGAGCACCACTAA
- the coxB gene encoding cytochrome c oxidase subunit II has translation MAKGPVMIGIPRLRRLALPGALAVLAVTLAACSEQYPNTTFDPHSDFGRDIDFLWDRLLLLGTIVFVLVEAALIFVVFKYRRKTTDVRPPQTHGNAVLEVIWTLIPAFILLFIAVPTVRTIFKTQAKVAAGALEIEVIGHQWWWEFRYPEYNITTANEIYLPTGRTVNFKLTSVDVIHSFWIPQLGGKRDAITNRVNYIWLTPDSAMQPAVWNGFCTEYCGDSHAKMRFRVFTVKPPQFASWVATQQLPAAYGAVAAPTAISQAAGIAGQNVRTSNTPNQTATATTGQAVQSAVTQNPAQPRIAGTGTQGGNDPALRRAPGASIEGPDTVAAPPQTTAIPVSNVAPGYTFPANQPAFDYAKPRTPIPSGLTFTKGLTGNAARGQQVYSSAACIGCHAIKGNPMSVGNVGPNLTHIGTRSTLGAGTFPNTPAYLALWIKNTPRMKPGVLMPTLGKNQISPQTGKPVTTGGLDDQQIADIVAYLTALR, from the coding sequence ATGGCTAAAGGACCTGTAATGATAGGCATTCCCCGCCTGCGGCGGCTTGCATTACCCGGAGCACTGGCCGTACTCGCTGTGACATTGGCGGCCTGCTCCGAACAGTATCCCAATACCACCTTCGATCCGCACTCCGACTTCGGTCGCGACATCGATTTTCTATGGGACCGCTTACTTCTCCTCGGCACCATTGTCTTCGTGCTCGTCGAGGCGGCGCTGATTTTTGTGGTCTTCAAGTACCGCCGCAAAACGACAGACGTCCGGCCACCACAGACTCACGGTAACGCGGTTCTCGAAGTGATCTGGACGCTGATCCCGGCGTTCATCCTGCTCTTCATCGCAGTGCCGACGGTCCGAACGATCTTCAAGACCCAGGCTAAAGTCGCCGCCGGTGCACTCGAAATCGAAGTCATCGGACACCAGTGGTGGTGGGAATTCCGATACCCGGAATACAACATCACCACCGCCAACGAGATCTACCTGCCAACGGGCCGCACGGTGAACTTCAAGCTCACCTCCGTCGATGTCATCCACTCGTTCTGGATCCCGCAGCTCGGCGGCAAACGCGACGCGATTACCAACCGCGTCAACTACATCTGGCTGACGCCGGATTCGGCGATGCAGCCTGCAGTATGGAATGGCTTCTGTACCGAATACTGCGGCGACTCGCACGCGAAGATGCGGTTCCGCGTCTTCACGGTGAAGCCCCCTCAATTCGCAAGCTGGGTCGCCACCCAGCAGCTGCCCGCCGCGTATGGAGCGGTCGCTGCGCCAACAGCAATCAGTCAAGCCGCTGGAATCGCAGGGCAGAACGTTCGCACGTCCAATACGCCGAATCAGACCGCTACCGCGACTACCGGCCAGGCGGTGCAATCCGCGGTCACGCAGAACCCGGCACAGCCACGCATCGCGGGCACCGGCACTCAAGGCGGCAACGATCCCGCGCTGAGACGCGCGCCGGGCGCCAGCATCGAAGGCCCCGACACGGTCGCCGCCCCACCGCAGACCACTGCAATCCCGGTCTCCAACGTCGCGCCAGGCTACACCTTCCCGGCAAACCAGCCAGCATTCGATTACGCGAAGCCGCGCACGCCGATTCCATCCGGCCTGACCTTCACGAAAGGCCTCACCGGCAACGCCGCCCGCGGACAGCAGGTCTACTCCTCGGCTGCATGCATCGGATGCCACGCAATCAAGGGCAACCCGATGTCGGTCGGCAACGTCGGTCCCAACCTGACGCACATTGGAACACGCAGCACACTGGGCGCCGGCACTTTCCCGAACACACCCGCATATCTCGCGCTCTGGATCAAGAACACCCCGCGCATGAAGCCCGGTGTTCTGATGCCGACACTTGGAAAAAATCAGATCAGCCCGCAGACGGGCAAACCAGTTACCACCGGCGGGCTCGACGACCAGCAGATCGCTGACATCGTCGCGTACCTGACGGCCCTGAGGTAA
- a CDS encoding aspartate ammonia-lyase, whose protein sequence is MTPPDPVAPTTRREHDLLGERDVPQDALYGIQTLRAMENFAISGVELCEFPTLISAIASVKEAAAETNRDLGLLSDEVADAIIAAARELRAGQHHEHFRVDMIQGGAGTSTNMNANEVIANRALELLNRQRGDYDAVHPNTHVNLSQSTNDVYPTAIKLAMHSSIDDLKHAMGALAGAFLIKGEEFSPHIKMGRTQLQDAVPMTLGQEFTAFAHTMLEDVERLTEAQALIREINMGATAIGTGITASHGYAEGVRKHLSRITGLELITAPDLVEATSDTGVFVQLSGVLKRCAVKLSKICNDLRLLSSGPRAGFGEINLPPMQPGSSIMPGKVNPVIPEMVNQVCFDIIGGDVTVTMAAEGGQLQLNVFEPIIAYRLLSGMIILSRACDALRMRCIEGITPNVERMRYFVEHSVGIVTALVPILGYDTASEIARDALETGRGVYDLVCERGLMTREELDRALNPEAMTGPNGNSASA, encoded by the coding sequence ATGACGCCGCCCGACCCCGTCGCCCCCACCACCCGCCGCGAACACGACCTCCTCGGCGAACGCGACGTCCCCCAAGACGCTCTCTATGGTATACAGACGCTCCGCGCGATGGAGAACTTCGCCATCTCCGGAGTCGAGCTCTGCGAATTCCCTACGCTCATCAGCGCGATCGCATCGGTCAAGGAAGCCGCCGCCGAAACCAACCGCGACCTGGGCCTCCTCTCTGATGAAGTAGCCGACGCGATCATCGCCGCTGCCCGCGAGCTTCGCGCCGGCCAGCACCACGAACACTTCCGCGTCGACATGATCCAGGGCGGCGCCGGAACCTCGACGAACATGAACGCCAACGAGGTCATCGCCAACCGCGCCCTCGAGCTTTTAAACCGCCAGCGCGGCGACTACGACGCGGTCCACCCGAACACGCACGTCAACCTCAGCCAATCCACCAACGACGTCTACCCCACCGCGATCAAGCTCGCGATGCACAGCAGCATCGACGATCTCAAACACGCGATGGGCGCACTCGCAGGCGCATTCCTCATCAAGGGCGAAGAGTTCTCCCCGCACATCAAAATGGGCCGCACCCAGCTCCAGGACGCGGTCCCCATGACACTCGGCCAGGAATTCACGGCCTTCGCGCACACGATGCTCGAAGACGTCGAACGCCTCACCGAAGCCCAAGCCTTGATCCGCGAAATCAACATGGGCGCCACGGCGATCGGCACGGGGATCACGGCATCTCACGGCTACGCCGAGGGCGTTCGGAAACACCTCTCGCGCATCACGGGTCTCGAGTTGATCACCGCGCCTGATCTGGTGGAAGCGACATCGGACACGGGCGTATTCGTCCAGCTCTCAGGCGTTCTCAAACGCTGCGCGGTCAAACTCTCGAAGATCTGCAACGATCTCCGCCTGCTCAGCTCCGGCCCCCGCGCGGGCTTCGGCGAAATCAACCTCCCGCCGATGCAGCCTGGTTCGTCGATCATGCCGGGCAAGGTGAACCCGGTCATCCCCGAGATGGTGAACCAGGTCTGCTTCGACATCATCGGCGGCGACGTCACGGTCACGATGGCAGCCGAAGGCGGACAACTCCAGCTGAATGTCTTCGAGCCGATCATCGCCTACCGCCTGCTCAGCGGGATGATCATCCTCTCCCGGGCATGCGACGCCCTGCGCATGCGGTGCATCGAGGGCATCACCCCGAACGTCGAGCGAATGCGGTACTTCGTCGAACACTCGGTTGGCATCGTCACGGCCCTCGTTCCGATCCTCGGCTACGACACAGCGTCGGAAATCGCCCGCGACGCGCTGGAAACCGGACGCGGCGTCTACGATCTGGTCTGCGAGCGCGGCCTGATGACCCGCGAGGAACTGGACCGGGCGCTGAATCCCGAGGCGATGACGGGGCCAAACGGGAATTCAGCGAGTGCCTGA